Proteins encoded by one window of Halobacteriovorax sp. GB3:
- a CDS encoding LysR family transcriptional regulator, which produces MYLDGIYVFIKVVQLGSFTLAAKRLNMPVTTVSGRVSQLEQKLGVTLLTRTTRKISLTLEGERFYRGCENAISELEYAHEELGTSKEHVSGTLKITAPRDVVRFLLMDIVLEFKKKYPDIEVEMMATNRLVDLAIEGIDLAVRVGPLKESSLIQSKIFSSSAHLYASPKYLNTFSSSLSLKTIGDAEFLLYTGQKEQIELMKGDATYLISDLITSVKVDDMELLKELAINAKGIASLPDFICLEDVKKGRLLRVLPSFTSEQYHYYFLYPSAKFLPQRVRSFIDMARESL; this is translated from the coding sequence ATGTATCTAGATGGAATTTATGTCTTTATTAAGGTCGTTCAACTTGGAAGCTTTACACTAGCTGCTAAGAGATTGAATATGCCAGTCACAACTGTAAGCGGTCGGGTTTCACAGCTTGAGCAAAAACTTGGCGTAACTCTATTAACAAGAACGACAAGGAAAATATCATTAACTCTTGAGGGGGAGCGCTTCTATAGAGGCTGTGAAAATGCTATTTCCGAGCTAGAATATGCTCATGAAGAACTGGGAACATCAAAAGAGCATGTATCGGGAACATTGAAGATAACTGCACCTAGAGATGTTGTTCGTTTTTTATTAATGGACATTGTTTTAGAATTCAAAAAGAAATACCCAGACATCGAAGTTGAAATGATGGCAACAAATAGACTGGTTGATCTTGCTATCGAGGGTATTGATTTGGCCGTTAGAGTTGGACCCTTGAAAGAGTCGAGCCTTATTCAATCGAAGATATTTAGCTCAAGTGCCCATCTCTATGCATCTCCAAAGTATTTAAATACATTCTCAAGCTCTTTATCTCTTAAAACGATTGGTGATGCGGAGTTTCTTCTTTATACAGGACAAAAAGAGCAAATAGAGTTAATGAAAGGCGATGCGACTTATCTTATTAGTGATTTGATAACATCGGTTAAGGTCGATGATATGGAGCTATTAAAAGAGTTAGCAATTAATGCAAAAGGAATAGCTTCTCTTCCTGATTTTATTTGCTTAGAAGATGTAAAAAAAGGACGTCTTCTTAGAGTTCTTCCAAGTTTTACGAGTGAACAATATCACTACTACTTTCTTTATCCATCAGCGAAGTTTTTACCACAAAGAGTGCGAAGCTTTATTGATATGGCCCGAGAATCGCTTTAA
- a CDS encoding HU family DNA-binding protein, with amino-acid sequence MNKKELMEAILKDKELSHLTKKEAELFLNRMMDVVKKTVKKGDDVALIGFGTFSKVKRAARMGVNPATGEKIKIKAKTLPKFKPGKAWKDMM; translated from the coding sequence ATGAACAAGAAAGAGCTAATGGAAGCAATCTTAAAAGACAAAGAATTAAGCCACCTAACTAAGAAAGAAGCTGAGCTTTTCCTTAACAGAATGATGGACGTTGTTAAGAAAACTGTTAAGAAAGGTGACGATGTTGCTCTTATCGGTTTTGGAACTTTCTCAAAAGTTAAAAGAGCTGCAAGAATGGGTGTTAACCCAGCAACTGGTGAGAAGATCAAAATTAAAGCTAAGACTCTTCCAAAATTTAAGCCAGGTAAAGCTTGGAAAGATATGATGTAA
- the fliP gene encoding flagellar type III secretion system pore protein FliP (The bacterial flagellar biogenesis protein FliP forms a type III secretion system (T3SS)-type pore required for flagellar assembly.), translating to MKTWKLTKLLIFLLGLFGSGSVLAQAKVGLPGLSVNFGQGVDLVDTIEVLILFTVLTLAPAVLILCTCFTRIIVVLSFMRQAIGTQSMPPNQLLIGFALFLSVFVMRPTGEDIYYKAVSPYMKKQITTTVALDQIEKSLRGFMNKQVRKADIALFYDVTGETQPTTINDVPIHFLIPAFIISELKTAFQIGFLLYIPFLILDMVVASVLMAMGMMMLPPVVISLPFKLLLFVLVDGWQLVTGSLLRSFN from the coding sequence ATGAAAACATGGAAGTTAACTAAATTATTGATTTTTCTATTAGGGCTTTTTGGCTCTGGTTCTGTTTTGGCACAGGCCAAAGTGGGGCTACCGGGTCTCTCTGTCAACTTCGGTCAAGGTGTTGATCTTGTTGATACTATTGAAGTACTAATTCTTTTCACGGTCTTAACTCTTGCTCCTGCTGTACTTATCTTATGTACATGCTTCACTCGTATCATTGTTGTTCTTTCTTTTATGAGACAGGCCATTGGTACACAGAGTATGCCACCAAACCAACTTCTAATTGGATTTGCTCTTTTTCTCTCTGTTTTCGTTATGAGACCAACGGGTGAAGATATTTATTACAAAGCGGTCTCTCCTTACATGAAAAAGCAAATTACAACGACTGTTGCTCTCGATCAAATTGAAAAGAGTCTTCGTGGTTTTATGAATAAGCAAGTTCGAAAAGCTGATATTGCCCTTTTTTACGATGTAACAGGTGAAACTCAACCAACAACAATTAATGATGTTCCAATACATTTTTTAATTCCTGCTTTTATTATTTCGGAACTTAAAACAGCATTTCAGATTGGATTTCTATTGTATATTCCATTTCTGATTCTCGATATGGTTGTCGCCTCTGTTCTCATGGCAATGGGAATGATGATGCTACCACCAGTTGTTATCTCACTACCATTTAAGCTTTTACTTTTTGTACTCGTCGATGGATGGCAACTTGTCACAGGTTCACTCCTGCGATCATTTAACTAA
- the fliM gene encoding flagellar motor switch protein FliM produces MAQVLSQEEVDALLNAVSDGDDDDFMAGGDDDFGADEGDENIQPYDLTNQDRVIRGRMPILEIIYERFIRSFRVSLSNSLRKISTISMISTDLLKFGEFVNTLPIPSCMCIMRFNELRGPALLVFESKLAYAIIDSYFGGTDRPFTKIDGKEFTSIELSFMKKVMDMAISDLEEAWAPVHRIDAQYIRTEINPQFVGVVPPSDVIIATTLEVEFESASGTIMIVVPYSTIEPIKQKLSSSFQTDNDMADSIWTQAMNEHIKQAMATLVVKLGEADMTVGDLITLEKGDIIPLNQEASGEVSVEVQGVEKMKCLIGTHKGNRAIQVTNVDKSIPVEVLDE; encoded by the coding sequence ATGGCACAGGTACTTAGTCAAGAAGAAGTCGATGCTCTATTGAACGCCGTTAGTGATGGTGATGATGATGATTTCATGGCCGGAGGCGATGATGATTTCGGCGCCGATGAGGGTGATGAAAATATACAGCCCTATGATCTAACGAACCAAGACCGTGTTATTCGTGGTCGAATGCCTATTCTCGAAATTATTTACGAGAGATTTATTCGATCATTCAGGGTATCACTTTCTAACTCTCTTAGAAAAATTTCTACGATCTCGATGATTTCAACAGACCTTTTGAAGTTCGGTGAATTTGTAAACACACTCCCGATTCCTTCATGCATGTGTATCATGAGGTTCAATGAACTTAGAGGTCCCGCACTTCTCGTTTTCGAATCAAAACTAGCTTACGCAATCATTGATTCTTATTTCGGTGGAACAGATCGACCATTTACAAAAATTGATGGGAAGGAATTTACATCGATTGAACTTTCTTTCATGAAGAAAGTTATGGATATGGCGATTTCAGATCTTGAAGAAGCATGGGCGCCAGTTCATAGAATTGATGCTCAATACATTAGAACAGAAATTAACCCGCAATTTGTTGGGGTTGTTCCTCCATCTGATGTAATTATCGCAACGACTCTAGAAGTGGAGTTTGAGTCAGCTTCTGGAACAATCATGATCGTTGTTCCGTATTCTACAATTGAACCAATTAAGCAAAAACTTTCATCAAGTTTTCAAACTGATAATGATATGGCCGACAGTATCTGGACTCAGGCAATGAACGAACATATCAAGCAGGCCATGGCCACGCTTGTCGTTAAGCTTGGTGAAGCAGACATGACTGTTGGTGACCTCATCACTCTTGAGAAAGGGGATATTATCCCACTCAATCAAGAAGCTTCAGGTGAAGTGAGTGTTGAGGTTCAAGGTGTAGAAAAAATGAAATGCCTTATTGGAACTCATAAGGGTAATAGGGCCATTCAAGTAACAAATGTAGATAAAAGTATACCAGTCGAAGTACTGGACGAATAA
- the fliN gene encoding flagellar motor switch protein FliN: MNELENQDNVESINAVKVQKLADEVKAGDDALNKLKVQNLDFILDIPLKVTVELGRTEVVIKDLLQLGQGSVLELDKLAGEPLEILVNGKLVAKGEVVVVNEKFGIRLTDIISPIERIETLK, translated from the coding sequence ATGAATGAACTTGAAAATCAAGACAACGTAGAATCAATCAATGCTGTGAAAGTTCAAAAGCTTGCTGATGAAGTCAAAGCTGGAGATGATGCGCTTAATAAACTAAAGGTACAAAATTTAGATTTTATTCTCGATATTCCACTCAAGGTAACAGTTGAGCTTGGAAGAACAGAAGTTGTTATCAAAGATTTGTTACAACTAGGACAGGGTTCTGTTTTAGAACTTGATAAACTTGCCGGTGAGCCATTAGAAATTCTTGTGAATGGAAAGCTTGTTGCTAAGGGTGAAGTTGTTGTTGTTAACGAAAAATTTGGTATTCGTCTGACTGATATTATTAGCCCAATCGAGAGAATTGAAACATTGAAATAA
- the fliQ gene encoding flagellar biosynthesis protein FliQ: MGIDYFTDISNQAIKVALMISAPMLLGSLVMGILVSLFQAVTQINEQTLSFIPKILVIVGLLALSAPWISDTLTTFTRDLIISIPQMVRGQ; this comes from the coding sequence ATGGGTATTGATTACTTTACAGATATTTCAAATCAAGCCATTAAAGTTGCTCTAATGATTTCAGCTCCTATGCTTTTAGGATCACTTGTTATGGGTATTCTTGTATCGCTCTTTCAGGCTGTTACTCAGATCAACGAGCAAACACTTTCATTTATCCCAAAGATTCTTGTTATCGTTGGACTACTTGCCTTAAGTGCTCCATGGATTTCAGATACTTTAACAACTTTTACGAGGGATCTTATTATTAGTATTCCTCAGATGGTAAGAGGCCAATGA
- a CDS encoding flagellar basal body-associated FliL family protein, whose protein sequence is MADGDANEEFQGEPAPAGKNPLLTIVMILNVIVLGVIAYFQFENHKKISSMPSIQDIVKEANKDTDSDKSEMTGEAKEIGGKLFPIEGGFTANLAQGDGPKRFIRTNLVLRISDESDENEVKQRKAQIRDSIITILNSKRPEDLLKVQGKEFLKEEIKAAINSFLVKGKVVDVYYVSFQIN, encoded by the coding sequence ATGGCAGATGGAGATGCTAACGAAGAATTCCAAGGTGAACCGGCTCCTGCTGGAAAAAATCCCCTGCTAACAATTGTAATGATTTTAAACGTCATCGTACTTGGCGTGATTGCTTATTTTCAATTTGAAAATCACAAAAAGATTTCGAGTATGCCTTCTATTCAAGACATTGTGAAAGAGGCGAATAAAGATACTGATTCTGATAAATCTGAAATGACTGGTGAAGCTAAAGAGATTGGTGGAAAACTATTTCCAATTGAAGGTGGCTTTACAGCAAACCTTGCTCAAGGTGATGGACCTAAGAGATTCATTAGAACAAACCTTGTACTCAGAATTAGTGATGAATCTGATGAGAATGAAGTTAAACAAAGAAAGGCTCAAATTAGAGACTCGATCATTACGATCCTTAACTCTAAAAGACCAGAAGACCTATTAAAGGTTCAAGGGAAAGAGTTTTTAAAAGAAGAGATTAAAGCAGCAATTAATTCTTTTCTCGTTAAAGGAAAGGTTGTTGACGTTTATTACGTCAGTTTTCAAATTAACTAA
- a CDS encoding nuclear transport factor 2 family protein, whose product MKKLITLSLIALIVTSCSSIQDKKEKSNAQVVVDFYDMAFNKHKPKLAADTYIGDKYIQHNPYVPNGAKPFYGYFTGYFKKNPDSSASIKRVVSQGDLVMIHVHSKQNEKDKGKAIVDIFRLENGKIVEHWDVIQEVKTDTASGNSMF is encoded by the coding sequence ATGAAAAAACTAATTACACTTTCACTTATTGCTTTAATCGTTACATCTTGTTCAAGTATTCAAGATAAAAAAGAGAAATCAAATGCTCAAGTTGTCGTTGATTTCTATGACATGGCCTTTAATAAACATAAACCAAAGCTTGCCGCCGATACATATATTGGAGACAAGTACATTCAGCACAACCCTTATGTTCCAAACGGAGCAAAGCCATTCTATGGTTATTTCACTGGCTACTTTAAAAAGAATCCAGATTCTAGTGCGAGTATTAAAAGAGTCGTATCACAAGGTGATCTAGTAATGATCCACGTTCACTCAAAACAAAATGAGAAAGATAAAGGCAAGGCCATTGTTGATATTTTTAGACTAGAAAATGGAAAGATTGTTGAGCACTGGGATGTTATACAAGAAGTTAAGACTGATACAGCTAGCGGAAATAGTATGTTTTAA
- a CDS encoding flagellar biosynthetic protein FliR has translation MIDIQITDISIVIAFWLAFTKMLAINFQLPIYDNLPIPGIVKILSTLLITYCFFPYIQNEILRDIAYVGVDHFTMLTIIYSIIGITIGYLVKSIMQIYISAGSIITQQIGFAAVRYFDPSSGQQVGPFEKLIQWSILIIIVSSGALIPMFKGVFSSFFTVHAYSLGKMASSHIFFMDLFKGIFSAALMLASPLIFTNMLINTILGIIARTVPQMNIIMVSFSVNIGLGLLVFFATSEEFFHVGFKIYTEKLGDWFQLLIL, from the coding sequence ATGATAGACATTCAGATTACTGACATTTCTATTGTTATCGCTTTTTGGCTCGCTTTCACAAAGATGTTAGCGATCAATTTTCAATTGCCTATTTATGACAATCTTCCAATTCCTGGGATTGTAAAAATTCTCTCTACACTACTTATTACATACTGCTTTTTTCCATATATTCAAAATGAGATTTTAAGAGATATCGCTTATGTTGGTGTTGATCATTTTACGATGCTGACAATTATCTATTCTATTATTGGAATTACTATTGGCTACCTTGTGAAGTCAATCATGCAAATTTATATTTCAGCTGGTTCGATTATTACTCAGCAAATTGGTTTTGCAGCCGTTCGCTACTTTGATCCAAGTTCGGGTCAACAAGTTGGTCCATTCGAAAAATTAATTCAATGGTCGATTCTGATCATTATTGTTTCAAGTGGCGCTTTAATCCCAATGTTTAAAGGTGTGTTTTCATCATTTTTTACTGTTCATGCTTATTCTCTTGGGAAGATGGCAAGTAGCCATATCTTCTTTATGGATCTATTTAAGGGGATTTTCTCTGCAGCTCTAATGCTTGCTTCTCCTCTTATTTTTACAAATATGCTGATTAATACAATTTTGGGGATTATCGCTAGAACTGTTCCTCAGATGAATATTATTATGGTCAGTTTCTCAGTTAACATTGGACTGGGATTGTTAGTTTTCTTTGCTACATCAGAAGAGTTCTTCCATGTAGGTTTTAAGATATATACAGAAAAGCTTGGAGATTGGTTCCAGCTACTTATTCTGTAA
- a CDS encoding flagellar biosynthetic protein FliO, which produces MKKTLTFLSSLLLITNVSLAKTEIKSLNFEKISADKANVKIQMNGEMQETPELTIKDNIVQIVVPSSFVWPKIEKKVTVSNNFDTTLMAYQFNKELVRVRAILPYSLKGKEDQVSLTLNDDNVVLSLPTTMAKTKSIPVVSKNTASANSNKLEKFDESYLEKLIKDKEVKKIAEAAKTVETKVENKAVSKDVVSTKMSSTIPFAKETKESKSESFSLMSYVSKIVAFLALIILGFYAVMNLMRKGVLKKGKLGFLNDTKLVEVLNTTYIAPKRSVMMIKAHNQVFLVGSTEQGLQALGEINDVTGLIKQGEKEIAGDNFDTNLGLAEHSQKDFKLKEVQAPVTEEEQGEGLANFLQNNPVGDQVKLSDQIKSKVKGLKSFQ; this is translated from the coding sequence ATGAAAAAGACACTTACTTTTCTATCATCTTTACTTTTAATCACTAACGTAAGTTTGGCAAAAACTGAAATTAAGTCGCTAAACTTCGAAAAAATTAGTGCTGATAAGGCGAATGTTAAAATTCAAATGAATGGTGAGATGCAAGAAACTCCAGAACTAACGATCAAAGACAATATTGTTCAAATCGTAGTTCCTAGTTCATTTGTATGGCCGAAGATTGAAAAGAAAGTAACGGTTTCAAATAACTTTGATACAACGTTAATGGCCTACCAATTTAATAAAGAGCTCGTTAGAGTTAGAGCGATTCTTCCTTACTCACTTAAAGGAAAGGAAGATCAAGTCAGTTTAACTCTAAATGATGATAATGTTGTCTTATCTCTTCCAACGACAATGGCTAAAACTAAGTCTATTCCAGTTGTTTCAAAGAACACTGCCAGTGCCAATTCTAATAAACTCGAAAAATTTGATGAGAGTTATCTAGAGAAACTTATCAAAGATAAAGAAGTTAAAAAAATTGCAGAGGCAGCTAAGACAGTAGAGACAAAAGTAGAGAATAAAGCTGTCTCTAAAGATGTTGTTAGCACAAAGATGTCATCAACAATTCCTTTTGCAAAAGAGACGAAAGAAAGTAAGAGTGAGTCTTTCTCTCTAATGTCTTATGTTTCAAAGATTGTTGCTTTCTTAGCTCTGATTATCTTAGGCTTCTATGCTGTCATGAATTTAATGAGAAAAGGTGTTCTTAAAAAAGGAAAACTTGGTTTTTTAAATGATACTAAGTTAGTTGAGGTTCTAAATACAACTTATATTGCTCCTAAGAGAAGCGTCATGATGATCAAAGCTCATAATCAGGTCTTCTTAGTTGGATCGACAGAGCAAGGACTTCAAGCTCTTGGTGAAATTAATGATGTAACAGGACTTATCAAGCAAGGTGAAAAGGAAATCGCCGGAGATAATTTTGATACGAATTTAGGGCTCGCTGAGCATTCACAAAAAGATTTTAAATTGAAAGAAGTACAGGCTCCGGTTACTGAAGAAGAACAAGGGGAAGGCCTGGCAAACTTTTTGCAAAATAATCCAGTAGGTGATCAGGTAAAGCTATCTGATCAAATTAAGTCCAAGGTTAAGGGACTGAAATCTTTCCAATAG